ctctcGCAAGCAGCCTCCCGCAGTCACTATGGTCAgtcctcccagccaggcgcgGTCCCGGGTGCCGCGAACGGAGAACTCACCAAGCCTGTGAACTGCAGGGTTTGTCTGTGAAACCTTCTGGGGGTTCCCTCTCCAGTCGGCTCTTCCTGGGGTACTCAGGCAGAGGGCCTCGACTtgtccctgtcactcaaagcctttaaaggcagctagagtaccagggcagttgactgtcccaaaagctatTGAATTCCACCGAAatagggggtccagcttcttcgtgggctcagagcagcacacgttTGGGCGCCAATTGTAATTTCTGTAgtttcccccctccacgcagcccccaaAGAATCTGACCAGCTCAGAGGTAtaggctgtgaggggaggaatatcaggagagggataaatattcaaaagaggctcttaccccagggaagttggaacagctctgtttattctgtggtgtccatggagagcggggcaaaagagaaagagcaggaagtttcaggggtctatataggttttggacagggtgggctttcctggctccccaccaaccccgttggggcaggaaggaggatccaggggttatcttgatcagaaTCACAGAGGCtctaggaaaggggggacaaaagggtgtccatGAGCTTACCGTAACAGTGTCTGACCCAGAGTTTTTCCGAGGTGttattcctgcagctgacctcgaggccagaccacaggacttgctgacccGTGGCCTTtccgaggcttctcttctgcaggtgccctcgagggcagagtgtgggacttggtgccccggaggcatctcccatccctgctgccggtgccctcgaGGCCATAGCAcaatccttgacaggagtcttctgtccttgtggcaggagccctcgagACCAGAGCACAGGACTTGCTGCcctgagccttcctgaggcttctctcttgaaggtgccttccaggcaagaaagcaggacttgctgactcggagttttctgaggcatctctcctgcaagtagccacaaatccagtcactgacatggagcagagacccccaagagaGCTCAAactggcctgggtggaggaagaggaagaaggccctggagctgcccctgcacacgagactgtgacacggcaacagagtgcgaggcacagctcCGGGTGCTCCCcctgaacctcagctctgggaccactgtctgccccaagcttcaggggctgcagggggagcccggctgggctctgccctggggccatcctgcagggacagctgcacacagggagcattccctgccacaaagagccaagccagggctgcagggcagctgctccagccccgactgcactgccaagtgctgtgctctggggctggggctccccgcacaggggactgcactggtgtgccagaggggacagagaagctgcagcttcagcctaactgaggtgggtgcgtgggctgggaagagtggggaggctcaaggggattcacagagctcaccCTGCtgcaaggatgaggaaaagggagcgggaactcagcagtgaggagagctgggggctggagagcagctctgaatgacactaaaatcccaccggacctctgagacattgctgctcctcagccagagacaggatgagtccctaagcctggggctcgcccttcctcatggtgaggggcaccaaggaaggcaacagtgtgatggagactggaatgggctgggaactcactgggggaaaagagggagcagttgggaagtaaaaggcaggtggggagagaacagttcagagaagggctgagctacagcttgagcaagGTGCAAAAcgtcatttggggtcatcccagattgatttcatttcagaagctattgaacaagtttattttttgggtggtggcatgttttcccttggaggtgtacactctgcaaacttgagctgtgctgctgaaatgctcaagcaagtctgtgctgcagggcaccccatttctcctttggctgattgcagcccggtgctgagctccagcagggccctggcagagcccagagcagcctcagcacccgcagagcccggctgcaaggagagaaaccagaaagccccgtcagctgaatgctcctgtccccttgtcccagccgcCCGCGGTGCCCcgcacttcctgatccagaaTGGACCACACCTAGAATGCTTCCTCTAtaaaaactaacaacaaattattgaaaatagatttcAGACAAATAgggcaacaagaaaaaaggtaaaaaatcttatctctgtcagaggctTGGGGAAGGCCCAATccctgcatgccagggaaaaacccacccacaggtgagggaagcccaggctttctcccttccccctgcactgcccccatggtgatcccaaagcaaacaagggcagtggagcagcccaagcccttccttgcctgcaaagcaaagcagcccctgcacaggctctgcagtcccacctctgctcccaccgtgggggtttgtttgtgtcgggctggctgccccagcccagccccacccggggcacggtgggtgctgggggctgttggcagggtcaggagcccactcccatttcgtacccaccccagcccatgcccccagccctgccaaaagcagcctggcagccgactgaaggatcagctgcatctgccccagcaaagggggaacctTTGGTTCCCGGCAaggctgtgcaatgcccaaatctgggagcatccccctgtgtgtggactcatctgcaaattccctgtggagcctggctttaAAGGAGATGTCAGAATCAAAGGCCACCATCTTCAGCCTGCCGGGGGTcaggtggagcaagaggttGTCATCCTCGACATCATCCTCGATGTCATCctcgctgcccccagcagcagcagggcccgaCCCAGCTTTCCTTCTGAGATCAGACGAGACcgggcgctctcagggcggtgtgccataggcacctggcagcccctcagcagcgcccttcAGCCCACCACACCACCCTCCAGGCACAAGCCCAGAACCCCAAAGGGGCTCGACAAGCCCAAAAGGGCcgcccctgcccacaaggggatcaAGAGACAGACCCGAGcctgcaacacacacacaaagcacaaaaaaccacacaaggCCCACgtgccccttccctcctgcccctcgccaTGGCTGCCCAAGAAAACCCAAGCACCAGAGGCCCTCtggccagcaggcagcaaaagaaGCCTACAGCACCCAGTATTCCCAGGGGGTCTCCCATGCAAGTACTAACTGGGCCAGACCCTGCTTAGATTGCAAGATCAGACGAGACcgggcgctctcagggcggtgtgccataggcacctggcagcccctcagcagcaccCTTCAACACACCCCAACACGTTCTGGCACAAGCCCAGAAAACCACGGGGGCTCCGCACGGCCaacagggccagccctgcccacaagAAAATCTAGAGCCAGACCCGagcccacaacacacacacaagggatagaaaaaaacaaggcccatgtctaggtttgaaaagacaggagtctgtgaaggaaggcaaaagcctcctgtgaaatggaaaaggtaaaccccctccctccgaattaccacaatttaacaaaaggctctcaggcaaagatatgggaaagGGAATAATagttctttaccaggaaaaaaactaaataaaaataataatttaaaaaatgcaattagtacaaatgaaactagtgatggaggcagaaacctgacaccctgaggagtcagggtgttggtagtagtccagttaaaatggtggctgctcctcccgGAGTGGCAGAttaaatgctgctgaagtggtgatctctagaagggtggagttttctctgaaggtctggtagtagctgggcctggtcttcctctaggaattcagcagagaagaagctggtgggatgaggttctgggggtcctggtggacactGGAAGGGAGGTTGGGGGtactgggtgtgactgggagggactagagtgagcctggaggagctggatggagattggggatggaaaagcagagattgggaTGAGGTTGATTGTGCTGGAAAGAGACTGGGAAGCGTTTGGGTGagtcctggtggggctgagaagggactgggagagggtttaGGCGTACTGGGGTGGTGGAGACGACTGGAAGGGGGTTGTGGGATTCTGAAAGGGATGGGAGACACTTTggtgggtcctggggaggtgaggaagggatcaTGGCAAGTttcagggggtcctgggtggactgggagcaatcaggagggtgcttggagaggcttggggtgtcagtgagaggttttggggggtcctgataCCTGCAGGCCTCCCAGAGATGCCGCTGGACGCCACCGGCAGCAAGATGCAGACGGGGATCAGGGACTACGAGTTGGGCTTTGTCTCcctggtgctggggctcagcctctacctgtgcaagtgggtcaaggggggtcccgggggtcatGTCCCCTCTTCCCAAGACTGTGGGTGCTCCACCTggggcccccagcccggtgtcaccccctTTTCTCTGCCCACAAAGCTCCTGAGCCACCGGCGGCCGCAGAGCTTCCCCGTGGcctcgggcccagccgggatcccccgctccatccccacgctgattttgggggggtcctgtgtacccccagccctgctgtcactctgcccctgcccgcctgctcccagtgttcccagtaacgcttcccagttaaacccagcccagtttgtggggggcactggggagggacttggggggaccccacggcggggcccgcactgggcagggagggcggggtccgggtggggaacactgcctgctgcgggtctgcccggcaactggtgagtcatcagcaccgctctctctgattggctgactcttgtccaccgcattctctcattggctgaggagaggcccgggagtgcagagaaggaacgggagagatcccgccccgagcagcggcacggggacaacagacccagcctgggcacagggagggaatttattaccaaccaaaccacggcagcacgaggagaagggaaagaaatccctccaacaccttccccccacccaacggggatcacccaCAACAGGGTTATCCACCATGGAGAGACGGGGACATCCAGGtttagaccaaagccaattttattgtgtgtaccaggtttttatacagggatttacttgtatggtgcttatatagggctctgtttttggtacaatttcccattggttacacattcctcatgacatgacatcacctggtaacattattttatcacaaagtctcacaccaCGTTGCTCGGtcacttcttgcccagggagacttaaactgtgtcggtgtctcccacagtttctgctcagtcaggcctcagatatcgggcccctttatgtgctccattgctttactctctgttttattccccatacgggggcaccagggctctgcccaacgggggtcactggggatcatccagtccggatcctcccatgggggatggagctggggcagcgcaccaagctcttccctcactctcttccctcactccaagctcttccctcactctcttccctcactccaagctcttccctcactcggggcatgtcacgatccgcttatagcggggtgtcgtgatggttcgttagccgatcccaaagtgcaaaagacaaacagcagggactatcagtttaatcacaacagatgcacctttattaagggccaaaaacaataaatgcgatagtggggatcagaaaagaaataaaaaggatagagagagagagagaaaggggggatgggaatagctaccaacacaggcgaggtcctcagtggtccggacgatggggatccgtcttgttgtgttggggagagtctccgaAATCCtacccaacccaggggtccagttatagtccacagaaggaaaaggggggaacatgcagaacaatgagagtctattgaaattgctatggggggaacaggtgtatctacagaaaatcatccaggctgaacaaacacaataatgaataagtccattgaagttactggagaagaacaggtcatgtcatttcccccccccaccaccactctctgtggtagtggtctcagtctcagtctttggggagagggttcttgatctccgtctgtcatggtggtaacgaggcagatgaggggtcttcagtgagagaccaccagagtcaccccaacagttcatttagcttaaaggtggagagtgaagcaggaattgcagagggccgctctgtgctgggtccacgctgggtcttcgccaagtccttgccaacttcttgccaagttcttgccgggcctcgttCGGAACGGAACGTAACggtacagcggctgcacctgcactgttgccttctccaagccggaactgcagtgggggaagggagatccttctcgtggcaatcggcaggcaaatgagtgagggtcttcagacggcctcttacagggcactcacagggcttcccttagtggtgcctctgctggtgctgggtcaaggctgagctctgtgagaagctcttcccacacttcccacactcatagggcctctccccagtgtggatgcgaCGGTGCACAGTGAGGCtggagttgcggttgaagcccttcccgcagtcggggcagcggaagggcctctcctctgtgtgaatccgctcatgtacgaggacactggagctggtctgaaacctcttcccacactggggacactcatagggcctctccccggtgtggatgcgctggtgtgttctcaggtgtgagctccacccaaagctcttcccacactccccacactcatagggccgttccccagtgtggatcacctggtgctcgATCAGGCCAGACATgtgtctgaaacccttcccacacttcccacactcgtagggcctctccccggtgtggatgcgccggtgctcggtgaggtgggagttgcggttgaagcccttcccgcagtcggggcagcggaagggcctctcctctgtgtgactccgctcatgtaggaggagatcagagctggtccgaaacctcttcctacactggggacactcgtagggcctctccccagtgtggatgcgctggtgtgttctcaggtatgagctccgcccaaagctcttcccacattccaagcactcatagggccgttccccagtgtggatcacctggtgctcgATCAGGCCAGACTTgtctctgaaacccttcccacacttcccacactcgtagggcctctccccgctgtggatgcgccggtgcctggtgAGAtaggagttttgcttgaagcccttcccacagtcggggcagcggaagggcctctcctctgtgtgaatccgctcatgtacgaggagatcggagctggtccgaaaactcttcccacacttcccacactcgtagggcctctccccagtgtggatcctctggtgctgaATCAGGTGGTCGCTCcgactgaaacccttcccacattccaagcacttgtggggcttctccctgccatgagacttctccaccagctccgagctccggctggatctccgcccgccttcctggctcaggggggctctttcctccccgcagctccctgggctgggtttgcagctcctcctcctgcaggatctccggggcttttcctcctccgCCATCCAGGCacacccagggaatgaaaaatcctgg
The DNA window shown above is from Taeniopygia guttata chromosome 37, bTaeGut7.mat, whole genome shotgun sequence and carries:
- the LOC140681547 gene encoding uncharacterized protein — translated: MRQLLEQQATVVTILGKLVATMASLDRDMMLAVSPSVTWWCCDVTSLGWALATHESTPGVTWDLVTSAASDWWGPVAALVHSWFLLVEEATELWDACRDMATGQATAVAVRKAIREAAEGDTGEAIIKAMGEAMGWAMGEDKGEDIKEEIAEDTGEAELLRRLGDVEATLKGTKEVSPDVPRDLVAKVAKAEWLWEASYCLATRHLLGSFGDIDTLIWSSCCDPVAPCGCVVAEKCQRAMKDIPEAASGQWCHCCDVIGVVTSSGTEGGRRSSRSSELVEKSHGREKPHKCLECGKGFSRSDHLIQHQRIHTGERPYECGKCGKSFRTSSDLLVHERIHTEERPFRCPDCGKGFKQNSYLTRHRRIHSGERPYECGKCGKGFRDKSGLIEHQVIHTGERPYECLECGKSFGRSSYLRTHQRIHTGERPYECPQCRKRFRTSSDLLLHERSHTEERPFRCPDCGKGFNRNSHLTEHRRIHTGERPYECGKCGKGFRHMSGLIEHQVIHTGERPYECGECGKSFGWSSHLRTHQRIHTGERPYECPQCGKRFQTSSSVLVHERIHTEERPFRCPDCGKGFNRNSSLTVHRRIHTGERPYECGKCGKSFSQSSALTQHQQRHH